Genomic segment of Pochonia chlamydosporia 170 chromosome 1, whole genome shotgun sequence:
CATGAATtgttattttttttttaacgTATGggccacaccaccacaagatACACACCCAAGAGTCCAAGACGCCCCCAGTCCCCTAGTCAGCTCGCGCCACTTTAGCCTGTCcttcgctccttcccttgtATCGCATTTAAAACGTCAGCATCCCCCTCGCCTATTTTGGCTTACGCCGTTCGTGGAATTGCTGGTTGGACTTTTTATCGTCCTTGATGAGGCGTTGGGTTTTAGAGCTTGTTCCCTTCCCCTCGATaatcacaccagactgtcaACGCTGGGATCGACCATTAACCACGGCGTGGAAAAGCTAAATAAGAGAACCTTCGTTCCCACCACTGACTGCCTACACGGCACAGACGACTGAGTTGTTCCTGGCTCTctcctcgtcgccgccatgTATGGCATGAACGCAAACTACGACGCCACGGCGAATAGCCATGGCGTCCCTCTCACAACTCGAAATCCAACTCATGAGGATGACATCGAGGCTGCCGTCAACAACGACACGACCAAAACCGAGGCTACGTCCATGACTGAAGGCCACAACGATGAAAAGCGCGAATCACCTGCCAACTCCCTAGGAAAGGAacaggaagaagatgactcTGTCGAGGCCGAAATGGTTCGTCGCTCGTCCGTAGTCCAGGCTCTTGCAAGATCCTACTCGCGTACGTCTGCTGGCGCCCTTCCTGGACAGAACCCATTCCTCGCAGAGGAGAACTCTCCTCTGAATCCTAATTCACCCAATTTCAGTGGTCGTGAGTGGGCCAAGGCCGTTGTCGAACTCGTGTCGCAGGACGGTAAATCATTCCGGTCCTCCGGTGTTTGCTTTCAGAACCTCAACGTTCACGGTTTCGGTGCTGCAACCGATTATCAAAAAGATGTCGCCAATGTCTGGCTCTcagctgctggtgttgctcGACAGCTAACAGGCAGCGGCAAACAGCGCATTGACATTCTGCGCAACTTTGATGGTCTCGTTCGTAAAGGCGAGATGCTGGTTGTCCTGGGACCGCCTGGATCTGGCTGCTCCACCTTCCTCAAGACTATCGCCGGTGAAACCAACGGCATCTTCGTTCAGGACGATTCCTATTTCAATTATCAAGGTGAGCAAAAGCCAATCGTCTTGCACCAAATGTTTAAATCGAGAAATTTGACTGGGGGTGGCTTGCTGGCGAGACGGAATTTGCCGTCCATGCTTGGTGAAACCCACGGGTTCGGATCTGCGACTGTGTCGCACCCATCCAGAAATAACGTGGGAATAATGGCCGGGGTGTTCCAGATGTGGAACATGACAGCGGAAGATGCCGTCTCAGCCCAGCCACCACGCATAACCCTTTCAACCTTAACATGACTTACATGTGGAACATTGCCAATGAGGATATGTTGCGGCTAACAATTGTAATGCAGGTATTTCTGCCAAAGAAATGCACACCAATCACCGTGGTGAGGCAATCTACACTGCGGAAGTCGATGTCCACTTCCCCCAGTTGTCCGTTGGTGATACCCTCACCTTTGCGGCTCGAGCCAGACAACCACGCCAGCTGCCCGAGGGCCTCAACAAGAATGAATTTGCCAATCACCTTCGCGATGtcgtcatggccatgttcgGCATTTCTCACACCATTAACACCCGTGTCGGTAATGAGTATGTACGCGGTGTATCTGGTGGTGAGCGAAAGCGAGTGACCATCTCCGAGGCTGCTCTCTCTGGCGCTCCGCTCCAATGTTGGGACAACTCGACTCGAGGTCTTGATTCCGCCAACGCCATTGAGTTCTGTCGTACCCTTCGTTTGCAGACTGAACTTTTCAGCAGCACTGCTTGTGTGTCCATCTATCAGGCACCTCAGAGTGCTTACGATCTCTTCGACAAGGCTGTTGTCTTGTACGAGGGCCGACAAATCTTTTTCGGTCGTGCTGATGAAGCAAAGCAATACTTCATCAACCTCGGGTTTGAATGTCCCGCTCGCCAGACCACTCCCGATTTCCTTACGTCCATGACTTCCTCTCTGGAGCGTATCGTTCGTCCCGGTTTCGAGGGCAAGGCGCCTCGCACACCTGACGAGTTTGCCGCTGCTTGGAAGAACAGCGCCGAATACAAGGCTCTTCAGGCGGAAATAGAAGAGTACAAGCAAGCCCACCCCGTTGGAGGTCCCGATGCTGAGGTTTTCCGTGCCTCGAAGCGTGCACAACAGGCAAAAGGTCAACGCAAAAAGTCCCCTTTTACACTGTCTTACGTGGAGCAGATCAAGCTTTGCTTGTGGCGTGGATGGAAGCGCCTGACTGGCGACCCAAGCTTAACTGTTGGTGCGCTGATTGGAAACTTCATTATGGCTCTCATCATTGGCAGTGTCTTCTACAACCTCAATGATACTTCTTCGAGCTTCTTCCAACGAGGCgcattgctcttctttgcttgtCTAATGAACGCTTTCGCATCTGCTCTTGAGGTAACGTACCATTGAAATCCCGCTGCCTACAACGGCTTGAAGATGGATTTCACAAAACTGACACGAGAGGTATAGATTCTTACGCTTTACGCACAACGACCCATCGTGGAAAAGCACTCTCGTTACGCGCTCTATCATCCCTCAGCTGAAGCTATCTCTTCCATGATTTGCGATTTGCCATACAAGGTCGTAAACTCCATCATTTTTAACATCACCCTGTACTTCATGACCAATCTCCGAAGGGAACCTGgtgctttcttcttcttcttacTCATCAGTTTCGCAACGGTCATGGTCATGTCCATGATTTTCCGAACGATTGGTTCCGCCTCCCGAACCTTGTTCCAAGCTTTGGTGCCCGCTGCTATTCTTATCCTTGATCTCGTCATTTTCACTGGGTTTGTCTTGCCAAAGCAGTATATGCTGGGGTGGTGTCGCTGGTTGAGCTACATCGATCCCCTTGGCTATGCCTTTGAGGCTCTCATGGTCAACGAATTCCACAATCGCGATTTCCCATGCACCGATTTTGTGCCGACCGCTAACCCTCCTATTCCTGGAGTTTCCAGCCTGCTCAGTAAATATGCCAATGTTAGTCCCGAGAACCAAATCTGTTCGCAGGTTGGTTCCGTGGCCGGAGATCCAAACGTCAACGGCGACCTCTATGTCAGCTCTAACTTTGATTACGATTGGAGCCATCGCTGGCGCAACTTTGGCATTGTGATAGCCTTCACAGTTTTCTTCCTCATTTGCTACATGGTTGCTGCTGAGTTTGTCTCTGAGAAGAAGTCTAAAGGTGAAGTCTTGGTGTACCGCCGAGGACACAAACCTGCTGCCGCAACGGAAGCCGAAAAACGACATCATGACCCagaagctgccatggctAACATTGGACCTATCGTCACCGCCGAGAGGAGCCGGGGCCAAAGTAAGGAAGGCGGTATTCTTCAGCAACAGACTTCCGTTTTCCAATGGCACGATGTTTGCTACGAGGTCAAAATCAAGAGCGAGACGCGAAGAATCCTGGACCACGTCGATGGATGGGTTAAACCTGGAACTTTGACCGCTCTTATGGGAGTTTCTGGTGCCGGCAAGACTACCCTTCTGGATTGCTTGGCTGATCGAACCGCCATGGGTGTCATTACCGGCGAGATGCTTGTTGATGGACGGCCACGCGACATGTCCTTCCAGCGTAAGACTGGCTACGTTCAGCAACAAGATTTGCACCTGCAGACTACAACTGTTCGCGAGGCGCTCAACTTTAGTGCCCTTCTTCGTCAACCCGCCCATGTTCCTAAAGAAGAGAAATTGGCTTACGTTGAGGAAGTTATCAAGCTCCTGGATATGTCCGAATatgctgatgctgtggtCGGTGTCCCAGGCGAGGGCCTAAACGTTGAACAACGCAAGCGATTAACCATTGGCGTTGAACTTGCTGCTAAGCCTCCTCTGTTGCTCTTCGTTGATGAGCCCACCTCCGGTCTCGACTCCCAAACCTCTTGGGCTATTCTGGATcttctggagaagctcaCCAAGGCTGGACAAGCTGTTCTGTgcaccatccatcaaccTTCTGCTATGCTCTTCCAGCGCTTCGACCGACTTCTCTTCTTGGCAAAGGGAGGCAAGACTGTGTACTTTGGCGAAATTGGCGAGAACTCCAGCACAATGACCAGCTACTTCGAGCGTAATGGTGGACACCCTTGCCCCGAGGCTGCCAACCCTGCTGAATGGATGTTGGAGGTCATTGGAGCTGCTCCTGGATCATCCACGGACATCGACTGGTTTCAGACTTGGCGGGATAGTGCCGAATACAAGTCTGTCCAGGATGAGCTCGAGACTATCAAGGCAGAGAAGCAAGCTAGCACCCCGATCAACTCGATTGAGGAGGACCCTGGCAGCTACCGAGAATTTGCAGCCCCGTTCATGGTGCAGCTCAAGGAGAACCTCCACCGTGTCTTCCAGCAATACTGGCGCACTCCGGTGTATATTTATGCCAAGAC
This window contains:
- a CDS encoding ABC transporter CDR4 (similar to Aspergillus terreus NIH2624 XP_001209824.1) translates to MYGMNANYDATANSHGVPLTTRNPTHEDDIEAAVNNDTTKTEATSMTEGHNDEKRESPANSLGKEQEEDDSVEAEMVRRSSVVQALARSYSRTSAGALPGQNPFLAEENSPLNPNSPNFSGREWAKAVVELVSQDGKSFRSSGVCFQNLNVHGFGAATDYQKDVANVWLSAAGVARQLTGSGKQRIDILRNFDGLVRKGEMLVVLGPPGSGCSTFLKTIAGETNGIFVQDDSYFNYQGISAKEMHTNHRGEAIYTAEVDVHFPQLSVGDTLTFAARARQPRQLPEGLNKNEFANHLRDVVMAMFGISHTINTRVGNEYVRGVSGGERKRVTISEAALSGAPLQCWDNSTRGLDSANAIEFCRTLRLQTELFSSTACVSIYQAPQSAYDLFDKAVVLYEGRQIFFGRADEAKQYFINLGFECPARQTTPDFLTSMTSSLERIVRPGFEGKAPRTPDEFAAAWKNSAEYKALQAEIEEYKQAHPVGGPDAEVFRASKRAQQAKGQRKKSPFTLSYVEQIKLCLWRGWKRLTGDPSLTVGALIGNFIMALIIGSVFYNLNDTSSSFFQRGALLFFACLMNAFASALEILTLYAQRPIVEKHSRYALYHPSAEAISSMICDLPYKVVNSIIFNITLYFMTNLRREPGAFFFFLLISFATVMVMSMIFRTIGSASRTLFQALVPAAILILDLVIFTGFVLPKQYMLGWCRWLSYIDPLGYAFEALMVNEFHNRDFPCTDFVPTANPPIPGVSSLLSKYANVSPENQICSQVGSVAGDPNVNGDLYVSSNFDYDWSHRWRNFGIVIAFTVFFLICYMVAAEFVSEKKSKGEVLVYRRGHKPAAATEAEKRHHDPEAAMANIGPIVTAERSRGQSKEGGILQQQTSVFQWHDVCYEVKIKSETRRILDHVDGWVKPGTLTALMGVSGAGKTTLLDCLADRTAMGVITGEMLVDGRPRDMSFQRKTGYVQQQDLHLQTTTVREALNFSALLRQPAHVPKEEKLAYVEEVIKLLDMSEYADAVVGVPGEGLNVEQRKRLTIGVELAAKPPLLLFVDEPTSGLDSQTSWAILDLLEKLTKAGQAVLCTIHQPSAMLFQRFDRLLFLAKGGKTVYFGEIGENSSTMTSYFERNGGHPCPEAANPAEWMLEVIGAAPGSSTDIDWFQTWRDSAEYKSVQDELETIKAEKQASTPINSIEEDPGSYREFAAPFMVQLKENLHRVFQQYWRTPVYIYAKTALCTLVALFIGFIFFKAPNTRQGLQNQMFSIFQLLTVFGQIVQQSMPQFIIQRSLYEARERPSKVYSWKVFMLSQIIVELPWNSLMAVIMYFCWYYPVGLYRNAVVDDAVAERGALMFLFLLMFMLFTGTFSTFIVAGFETAEAGGNLANLLFTLCLIFCGVLATPDSLPRFWIFMYRVSPFTYLVSGMLSTGVANTAVICANNELLHFEPPSNQTCWQYMEDYINVMGGKLQNPNATSTCEFCTIADTNTFLAGVSSSYSDRWRNFGLLWVFVFFNIAAALFVYWLARVPKNKLGGKKAKKE